The proteins below are encoded in one region of Ereboglobus luteus:
- a CDS encoding DUF748 domain-containing protein has translation MAGFFIAPPIARNILEEQLTKHLSTPRVTRVAQIERVRINPLALSCSVEGLSITASGRDPLVSWDSLQASLDLRTLISREWRLRKIALDGFAGRIAILPDGKPNFADLIPDEKDEPVASDENKKSAPLHINELSVTNARIDYSDASLPQPFSTQLGPVNFTVRDFQTGRPDLAPGEFSATTESGETLSWRGSLAVAPVSSRGEIRVGNLAIKKYTPFYGHLVRFDVTDGKLDINLRYEVAADADGIAIRTAQSDIALRDLQISERGKPVPAVGIGAIALSEITAEIHTARPAAPVLRIGRIAFDNGAVALRHDARGINLAELFSPAATDSPAFATSAPAPAAAPAPAPDITVGEVAVRDFTINIEDATLDAPLLTKAVIDTMSAKNFSLAKLDSPLAIELAMRIADEGELRAGGELALSPMRGKISAELGNLPLTLADAHVSQFLNARIEKGRLAVKAAATIDPESGLAVAGSTSVTDFAVKDASGGPLQSWKTLAVREIVYAEKPAAKIAITEIALDGSSTQINISPDGLLNIAALAKQSEPPQPAPSAENQTPVPAAPAASTASEPRLLVTIGKVTLNGGRVAFSDQSIAPVVKMSLDEINGAVSGLSSENIAHADVDVRAKINGAAPVSLTGQVNPLSNDVYSDLRFAIDSAALAPLSPYAGKYAGRTLAGGTLNVDVSTKVSKRFLDSANVITLDQFEFGEHTGSPEATSLPVGLAVSLLRDRNGKIILDVPIKGSLDDPEFKYGRAVRHALANIIMKAATAPFSLLTSVLGIGGKADGGAELDLSRAEFHAGANTLNEASQKKLTLLAKALGERPALHLAISGGFDADTDSAALRSIRFSADLKQEYLNENSGGQVSAGSTDALQLAPAIEARLVEILYRKKIPAAEQARAETPPTPEAMRAQLIETIRIDDDQLSQLAAARAESVRSFLVDKGVAESRVTLSGKPATGALASLELQ, from the coding sequence TTGGCCGGCTTTTTCATCGCGCCGCCCATCGCTAGAAACATCCTCGAAGAGCAGCTCACCAAGCATCTTTCCACGCCCCGGGTCACGCGAGTCGCGCAAATCGAGCGCGTCCGCATCAATCCCCTCGCGCTCTCCTGCTCCGTCGAGGGCCTTTCCATAACCGCCAGCGGACGCGATCCGCTCGTCAGTTGGGACAGCCTTCAGGCAAGCCTCGACTTGCGAACGCTAATCTCTCGCGAATGGCGTCTGCGCAAAATTGCGCTCGACGGTTTCGCCGGTCGCATTGCGATCCTGCCCGATGGCAAACCCAACTTTGCCGACCTGATTCCGGATGAAAAAGACGAGCCGGTTGCGTCCGATGAAAACAAAAAATCCGCGCCCCTCCACATTAACGAACTCTCGGTCACCAACGCGCGCATCGACTACTCCGACGCTTCCCTGCCGCAACCTTTCTCCACGCAACTCGGCCCGGTCAATTTCACCGTGCGCGATTTCCAAACCGGCCGCCCCGACCTCGCGCCGGGCGAGTTTTCCGCGACCACCGAGTCCGGCGAAACGCTTTCGTGGCGCGGCAGCCTCGCCGTCGCCCCGGTTTCCTCGCGCGGCGAAATCCGCGTCGGAAACCTCGCCATTAAAAAATACACGCCCTTTTACGGGCACCTCGTTCGCTTCGACGTGACCGACGGCAAGCTCGACATCAACCTGCGCTACGAAGTCGCAGCCGACGCGGACGGCATCGCCATCCGAACCGCCCAAAGCGACATCGCGCTCCGCGACCTCCAGATTTCCGAGCGCGGCAAACCCGTCCCCGCCGTCGGCATCGGCGCGATCGCACTCTCCGAAATCACCGCCGAAATCCACACCGCGCGACCCGCCGCGCCCGTGCTGCGCATCGGGCGCATTGCGTTCGACAACGGCGCCGTCGCGCTGCGCCACGACGCGCGCGGAATCAACCTCGCCGAGCTTTTCTCCCCCGCGGCCACCGATTCGCCCGCCTTCGCCACAAGCGCACCCGCCCCCGCCGCGGCACCCGCACCCGCGCCCGATATAACGGTGGGCGAAGTCGCCGTGCGCGATTTCACCATCAACATCGAGGACGCCACGCTCGACGCGCCGTTGCTCACCAAGGCCGTCATCGACACGATGAGCGCCAAGAATTTCTCACTCGCAAAACTCGACTCGCCCCTCGCGATCGAACTCGCCATGCGCATCGCCGACGAAGGCGAACTCCGCGCCGGCGGCGAACTCGCCCTTTCGCCAATGCGCGGAAAAATTTCCGCCGAACTGGGCAACCTTCCCCTCACGCTCGCCGACGCCCACGTCAGCCAGTTCCTCAACGCGCGCATCGAGAAAGGCCGCCTCGCCGTCAAGGCCGCCGCGACCATTGATCCCGAAAGCGGCCTCGCCGTCGCGGGCAGCACGAGTGTCACGGACTTCGCGGTAAAAGACGCCTCCGGCGGCCCGCTTCAATCGTGGAAGACGCTTGCCGTGCGCGAAATCGTCTACGCCGAAAAGCCCGCCGCAAAAATTGCGATCACTGAAATCGCGCTCGACGGCTCCAGCACGCAAATAAACATCTCGCCGGACGGCCTGCTCAACATCGCCGCCCTCGCCAAGCAAAGCGAGCCGCCGCAACCCGCACCGTCCGCTGAAAACCAAACACCCGTGCCGGCGGCGCCGGCGGCATCCACGGCAAGCGAGCCGCGCCTGCTCGTCACCATTGGCAAAGTCACGCTCAACGGAGGTCGCGTCGCGTTTTCCGACCAGTCAATCGCGCCCGTTGTCAAAATGTCGCTTGATGAAATCAACGGCGCGGTTTCCGGGCTCTCCTCGGAAAACATCGCCCACGCCGACGTGGATGTTCGTGCAAAAATCAACGGCGCCGCGCCCGTTTCGCTCACCGGCCAGGTCAACCCGCTCAGCAATGATGTTTATTCCGACCTGCGTTTCGCGATCGACAGCGCCGCGCTTGCGCCGCTCAGTCCCTACGCCGGAAAATACGCCGGGCGCACGCTCGCCGGCGGCACGCTCAATGTCGATGTGAGCACAAAAGTTTCGAAGCGTTTTCTCGACAGCGCGAATGTCATCACGCTCGACCAATTCGAGTTTGGCGAGCACACCGGCAGCCCCGAAGCGACCAGCCTGCCGGTCGGCCTCGCCGTGTCGCTCCTGCGCGATCGCAACGGAAAAATCATCCTCGACGTGCCAATCAAGGGCAGCCTCGACGACCCCGAATTCAAATACGGCCGCGCCGTCCGTCACGCGCTCGCCAACATCATCATGAAGGCCGCCACCGCGCCCTTCTCCCTGCTCACCTCCGTGCTCGGCATCGGCGGCAAGGCGGACGGCGGCGCGGAGCTCGACCTTTCCCGCGCCGAGTTCCACGCGGGTGCGAACACGTTGAACGAAGCCAGCCAAAAGAAACTCACCCTGCTCGCCAAGGCGCTTGGCGAACGCCCCGCGCTGCACCTCGCAATCTCCGGCGGCTTCGATGCCGACACCGACAGCGCCGCGCTTCGCAGCATCCGCTTTTCAGCCGACCTGAAACAGGAATACCTGAACGAAAACAGCGGTGGACAAGTCTCCGCCGGTTCCACCGACGCATTGCAACTCGCGCCCGCCATCGAAGCCCGCCTTGTTGAAATCCTTTACCGGAAAAAAATCCCCGCGGCGGAACAAGCCCGCGCCGAAACGCCGCCGACACCCGAGGCGATGCGGGCGCAACTGATCGAAACAATCCGGATCGACGACGATCAGTTGAGCCAACTGGCCGCCGCGCGCGCGGAATCGGTGAGGAGCTTCCTTGTTGATAAAGGAGTCGCGGAATCCCGTGTCACACTCTCCGGCAAACCCGCCACCGGCGCGCTCGCGAGCCTGGAACTGCAGTGA
- a CDS encoding outer membrane beta-barrel protein, which translates to MNKNIIKVAGLALAAAFALSARADVAIHQNVSVYGYAAGSVQYSKPDKGNSDTEMDLDAAKIGLAFNFAPVTAKISVYADHGADEINILEANATYDIGNGFSLTGGRFQSWIGYEAFDIPNCNFITYGTDMLGWIIPNFHEGIRFDYALDKMSFGVAVVNSVYNIEDKYRGDGSLSDGYGVEGHFGYNDGALSIGATLAYQNTRDDREYDYNPILLGDTYIADVWAQYVINNKTTIGAELFYSKSRENSSNNVEDYYGLVMVKQQFTEKFSLAGRFSLGNEEIKSDLLPKKLKLDFWKLSVQPAYAVTQNLSVGAEVSYTKYEKDAKVISGYGKSKWFAGVQAVFKF; encoded by the coding sequence ATGAACAAGAACATCATCAAAGTTGCCGGTCTGGCTCTCGCCGCCGCTTTTGCTCTCTCGGCCCGCGCCGACGTTGCCATTCACCAGAATGTGAGCGTCTACGGCTACGCCGCAGGTTCCGTCCAGTATTCGAAGCCCGACAAGGGTAATTCGGACACCGAGATGGATCTCGACGCCGCCAAGATTGGTCTCGCGTTTAATTTCGCTCCCGTCACCGCCAAGATCAGCGTTTATGCCGATCATGGTGCCGACGAAATCAACATCCTTGAGGCCAACGCCACCTACGACATTGGCAACGGTTTCAGCCTCACCGGCGGTCGTTTCCAAAGCTGGATCGGTTATGAAGCGTTCGATATCCCGAACTGCAACTTCATCACCTACGGCACGGATATGCTGGGATGGATCATTCCGAACTTCCACGAAGGCATTCGTTTTGACTATGCCCTCGACAAGATGAGCTTCGGCGTCGCGGTTGTTAACTCCGTCTACAACATTGAGGACAAATATCGCGGTGATGGCAGTCTCAGCGACGGCTACGGTGTTGAAGGTCACTTCGGCTACAACGACGGCGCTCTCTCCATCGGTGCCACGCTCGCCTACCAGAACACCCGCGACGACCGTGAATATGATTACAACCCAATCCTCTTGGGCGATACGTATATCGCCGATGTCTGGGCTCAATATGTTATCAATAACAAAACCACGATCGGTGCGGAACTCTTCTACAGCAAGAGCCGTGAAAACTCCAGCAACAATGTTGAAGACTATTACGGCCTCGTGATGGTCAAGCAGCAGTTCACCGAAAAATTCAGCCTCGCCGGACGTTTCAGCCTCGGAAATGAAGAGATCAAATCAGATCTTCTGCCTAAGAAGCTGAAACTCGACTTCTGGAAACTCTCAGTGCAGCCTGCCTACGCCGTCACCCAAAACCTTAGCGTTGGCGCTGAGGTCAGCTACACCAAATATGAAAAGGACGCTAAGGTTATTTCCGGCTACGGCAAGAGCAAGTGGTTCGCCGGTGTCCAGGCCGTCTTCAAATTCTAA
- a CDS encoding diaminopimelate dehydrogenase has product MKTLNIAVVGYGNIGRFAVDAVREAPDMKLAGVVRRAASVKKSVVPPELAGVRVVSDVDELGKVDAAILCGPTRSIPETAPQYLKRGIHTVDSFDIHGEALWKLRQSLDKAGKASGCAAVISAGWDPGSDSMVRTLMLAMAPRGITYTNFGPGMSMGHSVCAKSKKGVRDALSMTIPTGTGVHRRMVYVELEKGAKFAAVEKAIKTDDYFAKDDTRVFQVESVDALKDMGHGVNMVRKGVSGSTHNQVLEFNMRINNPALTAQIMVACARAAATRLRPGAYTMPEIAPMDLLPGDRETLVKTLV; this is encoded by the coding sequence GTGAAAACTCTCAATATCGCTGTCGTGGGTTATGGAAACATCGGTCGTTTCGCTGTCGATGCCGTGCGCGAGGCGCCGGATATGAAGCTGGCGGGCGTGGTGCGCCGCGCCGCGTCGGTCAAAAAATCCGTTGTGCCGCCGGAGCTTGCGGGCGTGAGGGTCGTGTCCGACGTGGACGAGCTGGGCAAGGTTGACGCGGCGATTCTTTGCGGGCCGACGAGGAGCATTCCCGAAACCGCGCCGCAGTATTTGAAGCGCGGGATTCACACGGTAGACAGTTTCGACATCCACGGCGAGGCGTTGTGGAAATTGCGCCAGTCGCTCGACAAGGCGGGCAAGGCGTCGGGGTGCGCGGCGGTGATTTCCGCCGGCTGGGACCCGGGCAGCGACTCGATGGTGCGCACGCTGATGCTCGCGATGGCACCGCGCGGGATCACCTACACGAATTTCGGCCCCGGCATGAGCATGGGGCATTCGGTGTGCGCGAAGTCGAAGAAGGGCGTGCGCGACGCGCTTTCGATGACAATTCCCACCGGCACGGGAGTGCATCGCCGCATGGTTTACGTCGAGCTTGAGAAGGGCGCGAAATTCGCCGCCGTCGAAAAGGCAATCAAGACGGACGACTATTTTGCAAAGGACGACACGCGGGTGTTTCAGGTCGAGAGCGTGGACGCGCTCAAGGACATGGGCCACGGCGTGAACATGGTGCGCAAGGGCGTGAGCGGCAGCACGCACAACCAAGTGCTCGAATTCAACATGCGGATCAACAACCCCGCGCTGACCGCTCAGATTATGGTGGCGTGCGCGCGAGCGGCTGCGACGCGGTTGCGTCCCGGCGCCTACACGATGCCGGAGATCGCGCCGATGGACTTGCTTCCGGGCGACCGCGAGACGCTCGTGAAGACACTGGTGTGA
- a CDS encoding ABC transporter permease: MNWRQISTVYCKELIDTLRDRRSLISMFVVPIVVIPVLMFGAAAVSYKSVRKAYEEIPTVMLIGGANSPHLRAAFAADKRIKLVPFADDYAARIENKQLRAAVEVPDDFDATVARLGKAPVVMIYNYAGDVHSGAAVSELTRFFSSYGDKMVRSRLAAKNLPADFHRPFTVKRQNVAPPEKVGGAQLGGLIPYLLILLCFTGAMYSALDLTAGEKERGTMETILCSPVGRTELVLGKFLLVLTASLVTVVCTLASLSLTALGAVRLLAGDAAVQGAKVVGEGGLEISVSLPGLFGVCVLVVPLAVLFSAVLFSVALCAKNYKEAQSYVSPLIFVIILPAALAMLPGVELNAKYALVPLLNVALVSKEMVSGNFPIGMIALIFGSTCVYAAAALAIAVRMFKKESVIFRA; encoded by the coding sequence ATGAACTGGCGGCAAATCTCCACCGTGTATTGCAAGGAGCTGATCGACACGCTGCGCGACCGGCGCTCGCTGATCTCGATGTTTGTCGTGCCAATCGTCGTCATTCCCGTGCTCATGTTTGGCGCGGCGGCGGTCAGCTACAAAAGCGTGCGCAAAGCCTACGAGGAAATCCCGACCGTGATGCTGATCGGCGGCGCGAACTCGCCGCATCTGCGCGCGGCGTTCGCCGCCGACAAACGCATAAAACTGGTGCCCTTCGCGGATGATTACGCCGCGCGGATCGAGAACAAACAACTGCGCGCGGCGGTCGAGGTGCCGGATGATTTTGACGCGACCGTGGCGCGATTGGGAAAAGCGCCGGTGGTGATGATTTATAATTACGCGGGCGACGTGCATTCCGGCGCGGCGGTGTCGGAGCTGACGCGTTTTTTCTCCTCGTATGGGGACAAGATGGTGCGCTCGCGCTTGGCCGCGAAAAATCTACCCGCGGATTTTCACCGCCCGTTCACCGTAAAAAGGCAAAACGTCGCCCCGCCCGAAAAAGTGGGCGGCGCGCAACTCGGCGGGCTGATTCCGTATTTGCTCATTTTACTGTGCTTTACCGGCGCGATGTATTCGGCGCTGGACCTGACGGCGGGCGAGAAGGAGCGCGGCACGATGGAGACGATCCTGTGCAGCCCGGTCGGGCGCACGGAACTGGTGCTGGGCAAATTCCTGCTCGTGCTGACGGCGTCGCTGGTGACGGTGGTGTGCACGCTTGCGTCGCTTTCGCTGACGGCGCTTGGCGCGGTGCGCCTGCTTGCGGGCGACGCGGCGGTGCAAGGCGCGAAGGTCGTGGGGGAGGGCGGCCTGGAAATCTCGGTGAGCCTGCCGGGATTGTTCGGCGTGTGCGTGCTGGTGGTGCCGCTGGCGGTGTTGTTTTCCGCGGTGCTGTTCTCGGTGGCGCTGTGCGCGAAGAATTACAAGGAGGCGCAGAGTTATGTGTCGCCGCTCATTTTCGTGATCATATTGCCGGCGGCGCTTGCGATGCTCCCGGGCGTGGAGTTGAACGCAAAATACGCCCTCGTGCCGCTCCTGAACGTGGCGCTTGTGAGCAAGGAAATGGTCTCGGGCAATTTCCCGATTGGCATGATCGCCCTGATCTTCGGCTCAACCTGCGTATACGCCGCCGCCGCCCTGGCAATCGCCGTGCGGATGTTTAAGAAGGAGAGCGTGATTTTCCGTGCGTGA
- a CDS encoding ATP-binding cassette domain-containing protein, whose translation MIAVQNLTKVFRDKKRGEIRAVDDVSFTVEPGRIYGLLGANGAGKTTTLRMLATLLKPTGGTAIVNGFDVTREPEKVRANVGFMAASTALYGRLTARETLVYFGRLNGLADAEIGARIGRLSGELDMDEFLDRRVDKFSTGMKQKVSIARTLIHDPAVMIFDEPTIGLDVMAARTIVQFIRGCRERGKTVVYSTHVMSEVEKLCDCVGIVHGGKLLAEGSVPELRARHGEQDMEEIFVRVVGGADGSPASGDLRLKEGAQ comes from the coding sequence ATGATTGCAGTCCAAAATCTCACAAAGGTATTTCGCGACAAAAAGCGCGGCGAGATTCGGGCGGTCGATGATGTCAGTTTTACCGTCGAGCCGGGGCGCATCTACGGGTTGCTCGGCGCGAACGGCGCGGGAAAGACAACGACGCTGCGCATGCTCGCCACCCTGCTCAAACCCACCGGCGGCACGGCGATCGTCAACGGGTTCGATGTCACGCGCGAACCGGAAAAAGTCCGCGCAAACGTCGGTTTCATGGCGGCAAGCACCGCGCTCTATGGACGTCTCACGGCGCGCGAAACGCTCGTGTATTTCGGGCGGCTCAACGGCTTGGCGGACGCGGAGATTGGCGCGCGCATCGGGCGGCTTTCGGGCGAGCTCGACATGGATGAATTTCTCGACCGGCGCGTGGATAAATTTTCCACGGGCATGAAACAAAAGGTGTCCATCGCGCGCACGCTCATCCACGACCCGGCGGTCATGATTTTCGACGAGCCCACGATCGGGCTCGACGTGATGGCGGCGCGCACAATCGTGCAATTTATCCGCGGTTGTCGCGAGCGCGGCAAAACGGTCGTTTATTCGACGCACGTGATGAGCGAGGTTGAAAAACTGTGCGATTGCGTGGGCATTGTGCACGGCGGCAAATTGCTCGCCGAGGGAAGCGTGCCGGAGTTGCGCGCGCGCCACGGCGAGCAGGACATGGAGGAAATCTTCGTGCGCGTGGTTGGCGGGGCGGACGGGAGTCCGGCTTCGGGCGACTTGCGATTGAAGGAGGGCGCGCAATGA